A window of the Molothrus ater isolate BHLD 08-10-18 breed brown headed cowbird chromosome 16, BPBGC_Mater_1.1, whole genome shotgun sequence genome harbors these coding sequences:
- the LOC118692416 gene encoding nucleoside diphosphate kinase, mitochondrial: MGSLGRCLARSLPRGQPGRSPPAPRCYGSAPAALQERTLLVAKPDAVQRRLLGDIIQRFERRGFKLVAMKLLQADRRLVEQHYEQLRLKPFYPALVAYMTSGPVVAMVWEGYNVVRCTRAMVGDSSAVGTIRGDLSVHITRNVVHASDSAETAQREIGFWFRRDELVAWDSRDRDNIYGL; the protein is encoded by the exons ATGGGCTCCCTGGGGCGCTGCCTGGCCCGGAGCCTCCCGCGGGGACAGCCCGGCCGGagcccccccgcgccccgctGCTACGGCTCCG CCCCCGCGGCGCTGCAGGAGAGGACGCTGCTGGTGGCCAAGCCGGACGCGGTGCAGCGGCGGCTGCTCGGGGACATCATCCAGCGCTTCGAGCGCCGCGGCTTCAAGCTGGTGGCCATGAAGCTGCTCCAG GCGGACCGGAGGCTCGTGGAGCAGCACTACGAGCAGCTGCGGCTGAAGCCCTTCTACCCCGCGCTCGTCGCCTACATGACCTCGGGGCCGGTGGTGGCCATG GTGTGGGAGGGCTACAACGTGGTGCGGTGCACGCGGGCCATGGTCGGGGACAGCAGCGCCGTGGGGACAATCCGCGGGGACCTCAGCGTGCACATCACCAG GAACGTGGTCCATGCCAGCGACTCCGCAGAGACGGCTCAGAGAGAGATCGGCTTCTGGTTCCGGCGGGACGAGCTGGtggcctgggacagcagggacagggacaacaTCTATGGGCTCTAG
- the DECR2 gene encoding peroxisomal 2,4-dienoyl-CoA reductase [(3E)-enoyl-CoA-producing] isoform X1: MAEAAMAARVPPDEDGDECLPQYRHLLSPDLLQGQVAFITGGGSGIGFRIAEIFMRHGCRTVIASRNLQRVAEASKKLVAATGQQCLPLCIDVRQPQTIAAAVDEALQEFKRIDILINGAAGNFLCPASALSFNAFKTVIDIDTMGTFNTSKVLFEKYFRDHGGVIVNITATLSYRGQALQVHAGAAKAAIDAMTRHLAVEWGPNNIRVNSLAPGPISGTEGFRRLGGKFAEKSNQFSVIPLQRAGNKTEIAHSALYLASPLSSYVTGTTLVVDGGSWLTSPNSFSALLGIASSSSAKL, from the exons ATGGCCGAGGCCGCTATGGCCGCGCGGGTGCCCCCGGACGAGGACGGGGACGAGTGCCTGCCGCAGTACCGGCACCTGCTCAGCCCCGACCTGCTCCA GGGCCAGGTGGCCTTCATCaccggcggcggctccggcaTCGGCTTCCGCATCGCCGAGATCTTCATGAG GCACGGCTGCCGCACCGTCATTGCCAGCAGGAACCTGCAGCGGGTGGCCGAG gCCTCGAAGAAGCTGGTGGCAGccacagggcagcagtgcctgcccctgTGCATCGACGTGCGGCAGCCGCAGACCATCGCGGCCGCCGTGGACGAGGCACTGCAGGAGTTCAAGAGGATTGACATCCTCATCAATG GTGCTGCAGGGAACTTCCTGTGCCCAGCCAGTGCCCTGTCCTTCAACGCCTTCAAGACAGTGATAGACATCGACACCATGGGCACCTTCAACACCTCCAAAGTCCTCTTTGAGAAATATTTCCGG gacCACGGCGGGGTCATCGTTAACATCACGGCCACCCTGAGCTACCGAGGGCAGGCCCTGCAGGTGCACGCTGGGGCTGCCAAGGCTGCCATAG ATGCCATGACCCGTCACCTTGCAGTGGAGTGGGGACCCAACAACATCCGTGTGAACAGCCTGGCCCCCGGCCCCATCTCGGGCACCGAGGGCTTCCGACGCCTGG GTGGGAAATTTGCAGAGAAATCCAACCAGTTCTCGGTGATCCCGCTGCAGCGCGCGGGGAACAAGACGGAGATCGCGCACAGCGCCCTGTACCTGGCCAGCCCCCTCTCATCCTACGTCACCGGCACCACCCTGGTCGTGGATGGTGGCAGCTGGCTCACCTCCCCCAACAGCTTCTCTGCCTTGCTGGGTattgcctcctcctcctctgctaaACTCTAG
- the DECR2 gene encoding peroxisomal 2,4-dienoyl-CoA reductase [(3E)-enoyl-CoA-producing] isoform X2: MAEAAMAARVPPDEDGDECLPQYRHLLSPDLLQGQVAFITGGGSGIGFRIAEIFMRHGCRTVIASRNLQRVAEASKKLVAATGQQCLPLCIDVRQPQTIAAAVDEALQEFKRIDILINGAAGNFLCPASALSFNAFKTVIDIDTMGTFNTSKVLFEKYFRDHGGVIVNITATLSYRGQALQVHAGAAKAAIDAMTRHLAVEWGPNNIRVNSLAPGPISGTEGFRRLGGKFAEKSNQFSVIPLQRAGNKTEIAHSALYLASPLSSYVTGTTLVVDGGSWLTSPNSFSALLDVWAAGANQPH; the protein is encoded by the exons ATGGCCGAGGCCGCTATGGCCGCGCGGGTGCCCCCGGACGAGGACGGGGACGAGTGCCTGCCGCAGTACCGGCACCTGCTCAGCCCCGACCTGCTCCA GGGCCAGGTGGCCTTCATCaccggcggcggctccggcaTCGGCTTCCGCATCGCCGAGATCTTCATGAG GCACGGCTGCCGCACCGTCATTGCCAGCAGGAACCTGCAGCGGGTGGCCGAG gCCTCGAAGAAGCTGGTGGCAGccacagggcagcagtgcctgcccctgTGCATCGACGTGCGGCAGCCGCAGACCATCGCGGCCGCCGTGGACGAGGCACTGCAGGAGTTCAAGAGGATTGACATCCTCATCAATG GTGCTGCAGGGAACTTCCTGTGCCCAGCCAGTGCCCTGTCCTTCAACGCCTTCAAGACAGTGATAGACATCGACACCATGGGCACCTTCAACACCTCCAAAGTCCTCTTTGAGAAATATTTCCGG gacCACGGCGGGGTCATCGTTAACATCACGGCCACCCTGAGCTACCGAGGGCAGGCCCTGCAGGTGCACGCTGGGGCTGCCAAGGCTGCCATAG ATGCCATGACCCGTCACCTTGCAGTGGAGTGGGGACCCAACAACATCCGTGTGAACAGCCTGGCCCCCGGCCCCATCTCGGGCACCGAGGGCTTCCGACGCCTGG GTGGGAAATTTGCAGAGAAATCCAACCAGTTCTCGGTGATCCCGCTGCAGCGCGCGGGGAACAAGACGGAGATCGCGCACAGCGCCCTGTACCTGGCCAGCCCCCTCTCATCCTACGTCACCGGCACCACCCTGGTCGTGGATGGTGGCAGCTGGCTCACCTCCCCCAACAGCTTCTCTGCCTTGCTGG AtgtctgggctgcaggagcaaaCCAACCCCACTGA